TACCGCAACGCCTGTGGGCGGGATCAGCGGCTAGCTGAGCTGTGGGGCCAGGACTAATATTGCGGATCGTCTCAAAATCTCAATAACCCCTTTTAGCAGATTTAACACCATAAATCCAAGGGTTAGACTGCTTGCTAGCCACTGGTCGCCTGCCACAAGTCTCTCCGCAAAAAAGCAGATCCAGGCTTTTGCAAGCTGACCAGTAGGGGTGTGTCTTGTTTGTCAGTTCGTTCGTTTAGGCCTAGCTGTGGAGTGAGTTCGACGAGTTTACCTTGCCGGATTCGCTTTGACCTATAACCGCTCACACGTCACGGTTATTTATTCATGACTGAGTTCCAAAATTTCGTCATTGTTGTTTTTCCACTGGGATTGCAGGGAAAAATTTGGACTACCATCCTCCGCTCTCAGAACATTTCGGTGATTTGGGAGTCGCCCGACGTTCATATTGTAGAAACCCTAAAACAGCTCCATCGGCAGAGTCGTCCCTTGCCTAATCTGCTGATCCTTGACACTCGACTGCGGGGGCTTAACCCCTATGCGCTCTGCCGTTGGTGCCGCCACCATTGCCCAGAAATGAAAATAGTGCTGGTCAACGGGGCACAGCCTCAAATTTTGCCTTCAGAGCAGCAGTGGGCTAGGTGCCAGGGCGCTGCCGATTTACTGCCCTGCTTCCATCGTGACTCTCTCATTAGCAGTGCTGTTA
The window above is part of the Pseudanabaena sp. FACHB-2040 genome. Proteins encoded here:
- a CDS encoding response regulator, with amino-acid sequence MTEFQNFVIVVFPLGLQGKIWTTILRSQNISVIWESPDVHIVETLKQLHRQSRPLPNLLILDTRLRGLNPYALCRWCRHHCPEMKIVLVNGAQPQILPSEQQWARCQGAADLLPCFHRDSLISSAVTGLREILDLLGGVPLNQRALISTLLKLGFGPRLRSKPNSCSVKSKMALMSAQSTLAW